A region of the Arctopsyche grandis isolate Sample6627 chromosome 10, ASM5162203v2, whole genome shotgun sequence genome:
TAAGTAGTGGTTCGCGGGCTAATTGTGTTGCAGCCATATATTTAGCCGCATGAATGATATCTGTTGTTACTTTGAATTTCTCACATACGTATTGCTCAGCAGTTACGAGGGGTTCATTTGGATCTTGTTCTACTTCGTGCCTTTGATAATTGTCACGTAAATTTTCAGCGAATTGTTCAGGCGATAACCCAAATTTTTTAACAAAGGCATCTAGAAATGTTCAATATAAAGCAAGCATTAGAATTTCTTAATGTTAAAAATGTAATCATAagatataatgataataataattaccgAGACCAGCTTTACGACACATGCTATAAGGGCCACCTCTGACAGCTTGTTTTAACGTTTCAGTTTGTGATTCATCAATGACTTCATTTTCCTCTTCAGGTTCTTCAAGTAAATCAACATTTTCATCACCATCGTCAATTTTGGCTTGAATGGCTATTCGCCGCTGGATTCTAGAAAAAtatcacatatatattttatattctataaaaTCATTAATACATTcagcaaaatatattaaatatattgtaccTTCTTGCTTCTTTTGCCTTTTCTTTTTCTTTGACTCTCCAAGCCTCTTGCATTTTCGGTATATCAGGAGAATAGTATAGTAAAAAATGAGCATGAACATCTTTTAATTCTTCAGATGTTTGAATAGCTTTTAATCTATAATAATAGTTATAACGAAAAtgagatttttacaaatatttttatgaaactGTAAGGATAGATAATGATTATGAAATAGAAATACCTGTCAATATCATCGTCTTTAATAATGCGAATGTCGTCGGGAATTGGGGCATCAGGATTCACCATTAGCAGATCTAATTGATAATTTCTCATTTTATCAAACAATTTGAGTAAATTTTCTTTGCGTGAACGAAGCTGACACcactattgaaaaaataaatatgcataataCATTTATGCCTCATTtactcatataaattttaatacatctaCAGAAAACTACGGAACCTTTGCATCGAATCGATATATCTTCCATAAATCATTTATGTTCAACTCTGGCTGGACATATTCTTTTCTATAAAACGCAATGAAAGGAACTTCTAGAGATTGATTACGCATGTAGTCCAAAGCGGTACGAATTTTTCCAACAGTTTGAGGACCTTTTCGACTCCTATCTCTACCTTCTGGTCCATCctgttaagaaaaaaatatatacattaaatacaaagatatatgtatgtagttggacACATATGAAGAAttataaatgggtttttacatgtattataaaaactaataaaaaaataatgtgtaaaatagaaaatgaccacTAGATCAGTAGCAATTAAAATAGACTTACGATGTATCGTGAACAAAATacgtagatataatatatgaacaataaaatagcttctaaaaatcaaaccaaaagtagtgaatattttaaagtaaaagcATAAACCTGTTGAGAAATTGATGGTTTTGTGAAAGCCTGCCTATAAATCCATTCAGCCTCGTCATCTAATTCACTGGAACCTTCTTCAGTAGCAGAGACGGGTACTTCTCTAATTTGCATACGTTCTGGGATATCGGTGTTACGTAtctattcattttttaataattaaataaaataaatctacataattgttatacttcagagaataaaaaaaataaacaaacttcATTATCAAGGTCCGTGAAGTGTCCTCTCTTCAGCTCACTTGGTTCATATATTTCAAAGATTGATTTTCTTGTTGGACGTTTGGCTTTGGTCTTTTTAGCTTTACGTGCACGGGCTGCTTCACCTATttacaaaaattgaaatattataaataatgaagAACTAATTATTGAGGATGTTTATCTTTTAAATAGTAACATACCTCCATCTTCATCGTCTTCTATATAATCATCTAATTCATCGTCTTCCTCTTCATATTCATcttcttcatatttttcaaattcatcGTAGTCAAAGTCGACACCAAATATATCTTGTCCTTCTTGAAGAGAGCTGcaagaataaatatttcattttacgaAGTGTGAATGTTtataaaagttattattttcatcaatgaAAGTAACAACCAATCTTACAGAGAAAACAATACTTACGCATCAGTGAAAATAGGACGGCGTTTCTTTTTCTTTTCAGCAATAGGTCTTCCATCATCATCGACAATGAAGTCATCTGCATCAGAATATTCACCATCAGTTTGTTCTTCATCATATGTTTCAGGCTGTTGCTCTCTTTGGTGCGATCGTTCTGAACGCCGTTCCTCTTCctgaaagtttatttttacaaaaaattaatataaacatcaaaaTGAATCGTAAGCCGTGCAACTTCTTATGCAAGTCATATCTTACATTATCACGCTCCTGTGCCAATAATTGAAAAAGAGAACttacaatttatattcaacgaTTATGTTATActtataataatcaaaataaacaatgatAGAGCTTACATCATCTGAACCACCGACAAAGAGTTGCTCTGCTATAACCTCACGATCTAGTCCATCGTCTTCCTGTTGTTCTCCATCACTCTCATCATCTTGGATTCTCCGAAGTCGTTTGAATTTTTTCTGTTATAAACATTTAACAGAcattataaaaatgatattttaaaatatttcaaacttttttgGGTTAAATTATAGCAGTAGACTTACTCGTTGAACTTTAACTCCAAGATTTTCCTCAATGAGATCATAATCTTCGTCTTCAAGGCGGTCATCGAGCTCATCGTCACTTTTCTTACGTTTCTTAGGGCTACCTGAAGCATCGGAATCTTCACCGTCACTACCGGATTCATCAATGGGAGCATCATCGATTAAATCTTTCAGTTCTTCCCGAATACGTTCATCATcatctatatttatattaaacatttatttacacatattaaataaatactactgcattcatttttgataaaatatgaaCATACCCTCTTCATCTTCTTCATCATCATCACTCTGTACAGTCTTTCTTTTTGGTTTTTTACGTTCTGGTTTCTCCACCTCTGTTTCGGAATCcaactaaattgaaaaaaagcaaTGTAccaatatgaaatttataagtATTAAAATCAGATATCAATAACTATATAAACTTAAAATGGAAATTTGGGTGATAATATAATGcaactttttaaatttagaagTGTATAGTAAGTAATGTATTTGCGAAGAgcgttaaaaattatataatttttttaacgcATTTCACAAAGGCACATTGAAAATAGTGAGATTTGAGAATAGtctcataaaaaataaacataacaaACACTCAAACGAATAAAATAACTCatttgttaaataatttttttttaagatatgcAATATTTATGGAAAAGTGTAACAGAGGGCGCATTTTTAAACGGGCATTGGCTACGGTCCTGGCATATAACGTGAATTACGCACACATACCGATTgaggttatgtacatatgtggtaaaGGTGAACGTCAAGATTGGACATAATCCAAGTGAAGCGAGCACTACAGATTGATAATAGGAATAGGATAGGATAGGAAATAGGAACGTTGGAAAGTAGTGTTGAAGTGGCTAGCATGGAGATGTAGTGTTGAAGAAATGCGAATTCGCAAGGCGGAGAATTTCGCGGAAAAACGGGTAGACGAGTGGAGGGGTAGGGGAGGTTGAGGGTGAGggtgagggggaggggggggcagTTGTCAGACAGGTCACCTCGCTCTCCTCGGCCTCCGAATCGAGGAAGTCAGCCATGGCGGTGGGGGGTGGCGGACGCGCGTTCGATGGGTGAGGGGTGGAGGGGTGGAGGCGGGCGCGCCCCCACGACCTGCGGAGCCCCCGCTGACACCCACTAGCCGCTCGCCAATCGCCACTCGCTACTCAGCACTCTGCACTCTCCGCTCCGATCGCTACACCACTGACGACCACTCTATCCACTTCTCAGCTGTTGGCCTACACACCACACAAATGCCCACGGCCAACGTTTTCGGCGTCTGATCTTTCATAGCGCCTGCTCGCCActgctacatatatgtatgtattctcgctgttctaaaaatattatactcacACGCCCATATTGTCTAAAAGGCGCGGTTATAAATACTACATGCAAATGAGTAGGTTTATGTTGTAAATTTGTGATATTTCTGTCAAATATTATAGATAGTGACAtccattattaaatatattaatatcgaCAACTACTCTTCTTAAGCCGCCATACGCAGACGTATCGTAACTGACGACCGCAACAGAACATACGTCAACGCGACGTATGTGCATTCGTATGGGCAAAAACGATACGTCTGCGTCAACGTATTCGGTGGAAGAGCGCCTTTACTCTTTCATACCTTCCACAAATTAACTCGAATGAAATGCCATTTAAAAACTTGATGCTTTATGTTTATCAAACAATAAATGGATGTTTATCgtgtgctatttttatttaattcattcttttattattattgacatACAGAATAAGACACAGGGGGGTGGTGCAGTATGTCCGCCTCGATGCGTCCAGACCACTCCTAGAAtcgttcgatatattttttaatttttatatgaagaaaataaatattcaaaaaaaattttattcgtaAAAGTTCTCATCTTCATTATCAGAATTTGCGTCTACTAAGATGTATAAATTGTTTTACTGCAGTGGTCAAGTACCAGATCTTCGTTtctttatctattatttttatcaaagttTAACTATTGAGTTATTAGAAACAGCCAAAAAAAGTTGCGAATAATTTCTACAACGTTCTCCTCATCACCGTCAAACTTTTgtctttattttcttatttgttgcgatgactaaaaaaaattgacaatgttTTAATATAGAAAATACAAACCGGAGTTCGTAAATGGAAAGAAACCATTTTGTCATATTACCCAATTTCACTTTAAAAATAATGGGAAATCCCTGGTGCAATCAACCgaaattccatttttttataccaacttatatgtacataactagcGGATTTTATGTATAGACGTTCGTTTACATTAGTAAAACAACCACTGCACTTGTGCGGAAGTAAATAACCACTTCCGGTCCATGGCTTCGTATTAAAATCTCATAATCAGTCATAATATTTGAACCCGatgcaccgaaaataaattttaaactttttgttTCGAgatgtattgtttttaaaagtGAATTCCCCAGAAAAGTATTCTGTACGCGCGGATGTAATACATGTAAATATCTTGttttggtaaaaatataatatgtaataacatTTTAATCCAGTAATTAATTACTGGCTAGTTGCTGAGATACAATCTTCTTATGGAAATATTATATGGACCTCTGAAAATTATCACATTGTAATATTAACTCTTAGCCAATATTGATCGGAGAATTTTGAAACTAGTTCATTTTCACATAAGTTCAAAAAGATTCACCATTGTCAAAGTCAATTTTATAATCTTAATTTAGAAgttgaatgaaaattaaaaaaaatgtgttattaaattaaaaatatgtatttcaataataatataaattatttcatacaATAATTCTATCTATCTTTCTTGATCATACATCAAGGAGAAAGGGTCCATTGGattggaaaataatttataaaaattgcattACAAAAGGGGCTATTTAGTTTTGCGCTGTAGACCAGGTGTAACACTAACAGCTCTCGGTGGATTACTAGTATCGCTTctctgaaattaaaataaattttatgcataaaattaaaaactatgTACATTTCAATACTCATTTAATACTTTTGAAAATACTAACTGCCGGAGATGGTCGTGCCAACTGTGTTGAACTACCATTTTTAGTTAGAGGACGTTGTAAGGAGGCAGATCTTGATGCAACTGGAGTGCTCAgttctttttttctttctttactgctaaaataaaaaaataaaaaaacggcTTACGGAAATAATTGGataaaattgttatattttaaaatttgattaatatcCAAGATACTTACGTTGAACTCACTGATGTATTACTTCCACTTTTACGCGAGAACATACCAGATAGTCGACCACGCAAATCTTTTTTGCTACCCGCTGCACTCATGTCTGAATCAGAGCCTCCCTGAAACataaaattgttataaattattatttacaactaatattgaactaatatcataatattaaagaaaacaaatatacCTGTGATATTGATCCGATAGGTGCAAAGTCACCAACATCTGGTGCCGCATTATCATCGATAGAGCGCGATTTAGTAAGTTGCTTTAATTTACCAAAAATGCCCTTCTTCTTTTTCTTTTCACTGGCTGGCAAAATATCACTTTGTGTAGATCCTCCCGATAGCCGActgatatgaaaaataaataataattacattagtatataagaaaataaatgcaatgaaATTTTGCATTCAGATATGTTACCTATCCAAACTTGTATCTCTTTGCATTGTATATAGTCTGTTATCTCCGATATCTGTATCCAATGATTGCAGCGAAGACATACTATCATCATCAGTCTTCCATATTTTACTCTgtgaagttttaaattaatgaaatttatattatgttaatttaaaaataattatataattttaatttataattaattttatatgattagTCATGTTTACCTGTTCTTGAGTAGTTTGTTCTAGTGATATCGATCGTTTTTTAAGGGAAGAGGTTCGACCATTTGCCACTCGGGGAGATAAACTATTCACTACGGTGTCTCTCGGCTCCGTCGACACAGCTCTATgttaattgataaaatattaagtttttattagaaagtaaatataatttttttttataaaaataaaatagaatgtaataaaaaagaacGAAGTTTATAAACACTAttggtaaatattatttaacctTCTCATAGAAAGCTGTCTGCGTTGACGTTCATTGAGTTGCGATGCTCTCACTTCATGTGATACCTTTCGTAGGCGTAGTAAAATACCGCTAGCATTGGATTCTCCAATACTATCATCTGGAGTTGCCTCCCGAGATCTTGATTTAGACTGAAACATTTTGAATGAATGTGAATAAGACGATAATGAGTACAATGACACAATTGAATTTAAGATTTATTAATTACTCTATGTCTTCTAGGTGGGGTTGGTGTAAGGTAGCCAGAACCTGGATTAGAATCTTGAATGGGTCTAATATTTTCGCCACTAGATTTTTCTAATTCATCTATCAAATCAAGCATATAGCTAATTTTTCTATCTTCATCCTGAAAGTAAAATAAAGGaaacatgataaaatataatattataagtaagcttgaaattaaaatacgtaattatttaTGGACCTGTTGAGAACGTTTCAATGAGGCTATTGACATTTTGTGTTGCTCTCTTTCTCTATCGTGACGTTCCTTTTCTCTTCTCAGTTTTTCGTTAGTTGTGCGTAACTTGGCATGTGCATCTCTTAACTCCAGCAAATCACATTGCAGTTCAGTAACCTACATtcataattaaaacaataattttacaaaagtttttattactataatctgaaatttatttcatttttcatacttttttcttGCTTTCTTCGTTTTCTTCATCACctgtttttttcaattgatcGATTCTTCTTTTCATATCCAATTTATCTTTGTCACGCTCTCTTTCCACCTGaaacaacaataatattaatttttgatttacatacaatttttatacataagaaaattattatagattatttttacttcaaacAAAGTTTGGCGCAAGTCTCTTGCTAACGTAGATGTTTCTTGCAAGAGTCGTTGTTGTTCTTCTCTTTCTTTATGCCATGCTAGTTCAAGTCGTGTTCGCAAACCTGGAATCTTAGTTCTACCCGATGATATTAATCGTTCCTCTTCAAACTGTAAAAAACAGCAATGTTGATATTTATATAACTATACAAGCGACTCTTAtttgttataattaaaatacgtaCCTCATTTAATTTCGATTGCATTTCTGCTAGACGAACTTCTGCTGTTGATCGTTCGCTGACAAGTTCGGTTCGAACACGAGATGCTTCCAATCTCGTTTCACACAATCCATCTTCAAGGCAGGCAATTTGTTGTTGCAAGGCGTCTATTTTAGATTTGCTCTCTTCAAGCtgtaataaaattcatatataaaagaaaaagggaaataagtttgaaaagagcaataatatatgaaaagttCGTACCTCATCAAAATTTGAGACAGAATTTCTGTTGGGTCTGATAATTGGCTCAccatttgttttcatttcagCCATCGTCTTATGTGCTCCGTCTAACATTTGCTTGTACGTGTCTCGTTCTCGTTTAAAACGAGCAatcttaaatataaacaataattaaaaggtcttaaatattattatacaaactattcaatttaaataatcaaaaaccaTACTTGAGTTTGAACAGTGTGTAATTCATCTTGTATTGTCTGCATTTGTGATTCATATCTCAATTTGCATTCTGCAATTTCTGATTTCTTAGCTTTGTCGTTCAAATTCAATTTGTTTTGCAACATCTTAATTTCTCGTTCCATGTTTGCTTTATCAATgtccatatttctttgaactTTGGTAACTTTGTCATAATCATCCAATTTTTTACGCAGTTCTTCAGTCTGTGAAAATAAAATCTCTTAGATTGTGTTTACTTGTAATGTTTactataaattgatataataattcaaacctCTCGTTTGAGAGAATCTTGCAAGTGAATGCTGACATCCCGTTCTTTTGAAATATGATCAATTTCTTTTCCCTTCTGATCTAATTTAGCAGTCAGTCGAGCCTTTTCAACTTCCCATCCACCTCCACACAACCTTTCTTCTAATTGCGATAGTTTCTCCtagttaaaatcataaaaataatcaatacaatttttttgtatctcgatcgaatatttttaagtaatagAATACAAATACGATTTACCTGTAAATCTATTTTTTCCTTTATCCAAGCATCTGTTTTGTTGTTATAGGTATCTTGCAATGATTTTAAATCTGAATTAACATTTGCTAAGTTACGTTGCATAAGAAGGACTTCACTAAAATGATGaaacgaatatttttttcataactgttaaaataaataaacaaaaatatttatgtgaTCAAATGTTTTACCTATGAGCTGTTTCTTTTTCAATAGTTAACTTTGCTTTAGTTACTACGTGTTCTTCCTCTAGAAGTTCATATTTGGATGTTAATTCATCATATTCTTTCTTTTCAACAGTCAATTCATTTTCTAATTCtgtaataatttacaaattaaataaaaactttattcTTCATATTAACACaaataattgtttataataatacaatagaaTAACTTACTCTTGAATTTTTCATCGTATTCCTTCTTGAGTTCTTCAATCTTTTTGCTTCCTGCCCCAGACGTTTGTTCTAGTGTTCTTAATTTGCTTTTCAGTGACGCTAATtccaattctttattttttaaatctttctcGTGTATTACTTTCATTCTTTCTGTTCTTTTTTTCTCAgccttaataaaaatatatatttattatatttaatatatactaattatatgcatgtatatatacatatatgtaagtacatataatataccagaaaataaattaaatacctgGAAATCAATATCAAGTTCAGACACTTTACTCTCCAAGTGTTTACTTTCCTTAGTTTGAGCTTTTATAGTATTGTCCAATTCCGTTTTATCATTTTGTAGCTTCAGTGCTTCTTTTTTAGTGTTACTTAAATCTTCTTGAAGTTTGGTCGCTTCTTGTTGCTTGGAAGTCAATTCATGACGCAGTGTACTGAGTTCATTTTCTCTTGTAACAATTTCTCTTTGTGCTGTATCTAATTGTTCTTTTATCTTAGCCAATTCTACCGTAGACACAACATCTTTATTTTCAGAATTTGTGGACAAAGAATCCTcctgaaattgtaaaaataaagagtATAAAAAATCTATAAGTATAATCAATCGTAAAACATAATTGAGGGAAAAAACATTAGTATTAacatattttaagtttttactatgtatgtacatatatatgtttttctAATATAATTTTGGGAATTACtgttaaaacataataataatataaaaaagtgataCTTTTCATGCAGGTACAAAACATAACAATACCTAAataactaatatatgtatgcaaatcgTGAAGGTTTTAATAGTTGCTATAATTATTAATTggactatatgtatattgataaataatgttttaattaaaattaaaattatatcctagtttaaaatacatatagacACATGCGTCAATTTATAACTCTATGTCTAAATCTCTCTGGAAgttggtatatatatatcataacaTAAGATGCAATTCGGGGATTACAAACGGGCACTGTCGGAGGTTTATTCAATTTACCAATTGCTGTATATGAGAACTCTTTGCTGCTATTTGAGACTCTAAAGTGACAATTTTGCCTTCTAATTCAGCCGTTTTCTCTTTCCAacataattcatttttttccaatttagaTTCAGTAACACCTAATCGAATCATTAGTTGATCTCTTTCAGAAATCCATTCCGATGACAAACGTCGCGATTTCTCAACGATATTGTCATTTTGTTCTTTTTCTTCCGAtaactttttttgttaaatataatgaattcaaaatttaattagaaaaattttaatattcaaaaatatttcttaataaaaaaatcttattaatatttcttaattaaaatattgaatgaattgatttttttgctATTAAAAACCAAATTATTAATACTCACTTCTTTTTCTAGTTTGGCTACTCTTTCCTTCCTAACATTCAACATTTTTTCTGAACGCTTACTCTTTTCTTCAGCATCTTTGACCTTTTTCTCAagttctaaaatttttttagctTTGTCGCCAGCCTCCTTAAGtagtttaattttatcttgttcTGTTTTTGCTGCTGTATCAAGCTCTTTCTTTAATTTATCAACTAATTTATCTTTTTCCTCCAAATCTTTTTTGAGGTCTTCAATCTTCTTCATGCAATCTGCCATTGCAGTTTGTTTAGTTGTTGctgattctgaaaataaatttaaaaaaatccaaataaattagttccaaatactttttttacaagattcttatttatttaatctcaATTAATTCTTCTATGGCATACTTAGGTCGGCATTCAGTTTAGAAATTTGACCATCTAGTTTGGTGTTACTTTCTTGgatgtttttatatttctctAATGCTTGATCTCTTTCTTTTTCACAAGCGGTGTGTTTTTCTGATAGCATTTTCTTTTcagcatcatattttttatttgtttcttttAAAGTGTTTATTTCATCTTGTAAACGTTTTTTCTCTTTGCTAATCTCGCTCTCGTTTATATTAAGTTTGGAGCGCAAATCTTCAATAGTTTTTTCTAGAGAACTCTTTTCGTCTTGTTTTTGACCCAATTTATCTAAATCAGCATTTTTCATGACAACAAACATTTCTCCTGTaatcaaaatagttgatatgtGAAAATATCATtccaatatgtaaa
Encoded here:
- the LOC143917604 gene encoding uncharacterized protein LOC143917604 isoform X2, with the translated sequence MHHLYPLAKGDPLCPLGFHPQVRWPTRCKRCFRDYKEHGGKKKEEDMTFSTPNLSPWNSSSSRNRDDDRSSGKDSVRGWVSSQNLSQDSNKNDKTEAFSSGFARTSASWTSTPDLGNVNDDAKPVTISFTLPKKRPTPPDTGQNNTEIQSTVVLRRPASTPPPTAAPPKTTPTVSSPTTTAPSRIIITKNDSLAERVKKMQALKARSNSIEKDANKVIERDTNIKKDKPRDVSSEKEKPEKTVIIKPTVVSKSKETDVDFMIKIKSSRNNASRPPTRGGPAKELVNGTSKDNTSDREDSDSNQEDDNISLAGTTTSETTLVDHNQFNAQEMQSLREEVEVLRKRCERVEKEKSDILLRRLAALDTSSSKTTSRPSETLKLQQKINEITIQNEDLRDEKKSLQIRVREIEAEMEGRPSNDAAARAAEQLRSKLLAAETLCEELMDENEDMKRELRSMEEEIEEMQDNFREDQADEYSSLRKELEQTTKNCRVLSFKLKKTERKTEQLEQEKKDQEKKLLELAGGPAGVDRISKIKQLEQELAMSNEVALRLQRELQDANSKLSQAPTVANLKKTPTLGSIGKSQSTDAKPSRASLTRGGSQEDPQQLLRDLQDSLEREADLREQLKNAEEEGSNLRKRASRVEDDNESLALQLKKMATKARTRKLSPTAPTNRLTIESAVEKDEGISDEEDPAELRILLELNEQEASILRRKVEELDQQGESLKTQVKDLTEKLASANIKSPITLGKKLLSTTKGTGLSEEKIKILEDDIAEVRKKLIEKERDVERLHAELSITQKRSKGSLIKSKSLDGANEQQNVDLKRQLQLVEQEVGILRNKIQTLETDNETLQTENKKLQLSRGTKAKSVDRDSDKLIQLETELKEAQTKIKELEKPKEPEKVDKKVTFNTATLKKDADALKTKQEELDKLKISMKKIENEKNQLTETLKQLKDDAIKTFKPRTPKKPTDLTTKLQMKKMVEELENEIGEMFVVMKNADLDKLGQKQDEKSSLEKTIEDLRSKLNINESEISKEKKRLQDEINTLKETNKKYDAEKKMLSEKHTACEKERDQALEKYKNIQESNTKLDGQISKLNADLKSATTKQTAMADCMKKIEDLKKDLEEKDKLVDKLKKELDTAAKTEQDKIKLLKEAGDKAKKILELEKKVKDAEEKSKRSEKMLNVRKERVAKLEKELSEEKEQNDNIVEKSRRLSSEWISERDQLMIRLGVTESKLEKNELCWKEKTAELEGKIVTLESQIAAKSSHIQQLEDSLSTNSENKDVVSTVELAKIKEQLDTAQREIVTRENELSTLRHELTSKQQEATKLQEDLSNTKKEALKLQNDKTELDNTIKAQTKESKHLESKVSELDIDFQAEKKRTERMKVIHEKDLKNKELELASLKSKLRTLEQTSGAGSKKIEELKKEYDEKFKKLENELTVEKKEYDELTSKYELLEEEHVVTKAKLTIEKETAHSEVLLMQRNLANVNSDLKSLQDTYNNKTDAWIKEKIDLQEKLSQLEERLCGGGWEVEKARLTAKLDQKGKEIDHISKERDVSIHLQDSLKRETEELRKKLDDYDKVTKVQRNMDIDKANMEREIKMLQNKLNLNDKAKKSEIAECKLRYESQMQTIQDELHTVQTQIARFKRERDTYKQMLDGAHKTMAEMKTNGEPIIRPNRNSVSNFDELEESKSKIDALQQQIACLEDGLCETRLEASRVRTELVSERSTAEVRLAEMQSKLNEFEEERLISSGRTKIPGLRTRLELAWHKEREEQQRLLQETSTLARDLRQTLFEVERERDKDKLDMKRRIDQLKKTGDEENEESKKKVTELQCDLLELRDAHAKLRTTNEKLRREKERHDREREQHKMSIASLKRSQQDEDRKISYMLDLIDELEKSSGENIRPIQDSNPGSGYLTPTPPRRHRSKSRSREATPDDSIGESNASGILLRLRKVSHEVRASQLNERQRRQLSMRRAVSTEPRDTVVNSLSPRVANGRTSSLKKRSISLEQTTQEQSKIWKTDDDSMSSLQSLDTDIGDNRLYTMQRDTSLDSRLSGGSTQSDILPASEKKKKKGIFGKLKQLTKSRSIDDNAAPDVGDFAPIGSISQGGSDSDMSAAGSKKDLRGRLSGMFSRKSGSNTSVSST